One segment of Amycolatopsis alba DSM 44262 DNA contains the following:
- a CDS encoding DoxX family membrane protein, translating to MATTESGHRHTVPAGDLNIHTGQSTGAKSLAVLRIATGLLFLWAFADKTFGFGYATSSGNAWINGGSPTKGFLSRVDVGPFAETMRSWGGTWWADWLFMAGLLGIGLAVTLGIALRLSAVTGTVMMLLMWVAEWPPSRTTAAGEPTMSTNPVIDYHLVYALVLIALAATAAGVTWGLGNLWSRMRFVDRNHWLR from the coding sequence ATGGCCACCACCGAAAGCGGCCACCGCCACACAGTTCCCGCCGGTGACCTGAACATCCACACAGGACAGAGCACGGGCGCCAAGAGTCTCGCGGTGCTCCGCATCGCGACCGGGTTGTTGTTCCTGTGGGCTTTCGCCGACAAGACCTTCGGCTTCGGCTACGCGACGTCTTCCGGCAACGCGTGGATCAACGGCGGTTCGCCGACGAAAGGCTTCCTGAGCCGGGTCGACGTCGGCCCGTTCGCCGAGACGATGCGTTCCTGGGGCGGCACCTGGTGGGCGGACTGGCTGTTCATGGCCGGTCTGCTCGGCATCGGTCTCGCCGTGACCTTGGGGATCGCCCTGCGGCTTTCCGCCGTCACCGGAACCGTGATGATGTTGCTGATGTGGGTGGCCGAGTGGCCGCCCTCCCGGACCACCGCCGCGGGCGAACCGACGATGTCGACCAACCCTGTGATCGACTACCACCTCGTCTACGCCCTCGTCCTCATCGCGCTGGCCGCGACGGCTGCCGGGGTGACCTGGGGGCTCGGTAATCTCTGGTCCCGCATGCGGTTCGTCGACCGCAACCACTGGCTCCGCTGA